From a region of the Narcine bancroftii isolate sNarBan1 chromosome 5, sNarBan1.hap1, whole genome shotgun sequence genome:
- the LOC138764311 gene encoding C-X-C chemokine receptor type 3-like — protein MDYHDDDYYNGGYYPVDLDTLLGYNGSSGANLMVNASWGPCESAAPCALEPCVDDSRGWDRLCRLLLPPLYAGVFAAGGASNLVVVAVLWHQPRPQSASDAFLMHLSTADLLLACSMPFWAVEKSRGWVFGRIFCKLLGALYTAAFHASVFLLVGISFERYLSVARALKPRRRPPRVGLVCSLIWLVCLVLAVRDLVYLRPVPAGGEGAPQCAHDFGGRLGLVAVSGFYHVAGFLLPVTVLGFCYGAIGCAVARARSGAQRRREWRAVRLAVAVVAAFLVCWTPFNAALLAETLHRLRADGGRDCRFERHLDGAYDLTRSLGDLHCCLNPLVYAFVGVRFRRQFLCALRDWGVRRPARGWRGRRPPSSVSATDQVFSSASFA, from the coding sequence gACTTGGACACCCTTCTGGGCTACAACGGCAGCTCCGGGGCCAACCTCATGGTGAACGCCAGCTGGGGGCCGTGCGAGAGCGCCGCTCCCTGCGCCCTGGAGCCGTGCGTCGACGACTCACGGGGCTGGGACCGCCTGTGCCGCCTCCTCCTGCCCCCCCTCTATGCCGGCGTGTTCGCGGCAGGGGGAGCCAGCAACCTCGTGGTGGTAGCCGTGCTGTGGCAccagccccggccccagtccgccTCGGACGCCTTCCTGATGCATTTGTCCACCGCCGACCTCCTCCTTGCCTGCAGCATGCCCTTCTGGGCGGTGGAGAAGAGCCGGGGCTGGGTGTTCGGCCGGATATTCTGCAAGCTGCTTGGCGCCCTGTACACTGCGGCGTTCCACGCCAGCGTCTTCCTGCTGGTGGGCATCAGCTTTGAGCGCTACCTGTCCGTGGCCCGCGCCCTGAAGCCGCGCAGGCGGCCGCCTAGGGTGGGGCTGGTCTGCTCGCTCATCTGGCTGGTGTGCCTGGTGCTGGCCGTGCGGGACTTGGTCTACCTGCGCCCGGTACCGGCCGGTGGCGAGGGGGCCCCGCAATGCGCGCACGACTTCGGCGGCCGGCTGGGTCTGGTAGCCGTCAGCGGCTTCTACCACGTCGCTGGCTTCCTGCTGCCCGTCACCGTCCTGGGCTTCTGCTACGGGGCCATCGGCTGCGCCGTGGCCCGTGCGCGCAGCGGCGCCCAGCGTCGGCGGGAGTGGCGGGCCGTGCGGCTGGCCGTGGCCGTGGTGGCCGCCTTCCTGGTTTGCTGGACCCCATTCAACGCCGCGCTGCTGGCCGAGACCCTGCATCGCCTGCGGGCGGACGGCGGCCGCGACTGCCGCTTCGAGCGGCACCTCGACGGCGCCTACGACCTGACCCGCTCGCTGGGAGACCTCCACTGCTGCCTCAACCCGCTCGTCTACGCCTTCGTCGGCGTGCGCTTCCGGCGCCAGTTCCTGTGTGCCCTGCGGGACTGGGGAGTCCGCAGGCCGGCGCGGGGCTGGCGAGGGCGCCGGCCGCCCAGCTCGGTCTCCGCCACGGACCAGGTCTTCTCCTCCGCCTCTTTCGCCTGA